In Citrus sinensis cultivar Valencia sweet orange chromosome 3, DVS_A1.0, whole genome shotgun sequence, the sequence AAACAACAATCGCTAGAGCTACTTTCGACAAAATCTCTGGTGATTTTGAAGGTTCTTGCTTCCTTGAAAATGTCACAAAGACAGGGAGGATTAGCTTGCTTGCAAAAGAAActtctttcaaatttattgaagGATAAAAATGTGATTCTTGATATTGGCCTCAATTTTCGAAGGCTCAGCCGCATGAAGGTTCTGATTGTTTTTGATGATGTGACTTGCTTCAGCCAATTGGACTCTTTAATTGGAAGCCTTGATCGGTTGACGCCTGTGAGTCGAATCATAATAACCACcagaaataaacaagtgctTAGAAATTGGGGGGTGAGTAAAATATATGAGATGGAGGCATTAGAATATCATCACGCTCTTGAGATCTTTAGTCGACATGCCTTCAAACAAAACCATCCTGATGTTGGTTATGAGGAACTTTCAAGCAAAGTAATGAAATATGCTCAGGGTGTTCCGTTAGCTCTTAAAGTTTTGGGTTGCTTTCtatataaaagggaaaaagaagtCTGGGAAAGTGCAATAGATAAATTGCAAAGAATCCTCCATCCAAGTATTCTAgaggtattaaaaataagttatgaTGGTTTGGacgataaagaaaaaaatattttccttgatGTTGCTTGTTTCTTTCAAGGTGAGCATGTAAATCTAGCAATGAAATTCCTTAATGCAAGCGGCTTCTACCCAGAAATAGGAATAAGTGTTCTCGTTGATAAGTCTCTTATTGTCATATCAAATAACAACAAGATAACTATGCATGATTGCTACATGAATTGGGTAGGGATATTGTCAGTCAAGAATCAAATGATCCTGGAAGCCGCAGTTGATTGTGGCATCATGAACCTTGCTGCTGTTGCCCTTCACGACGCCGTTGTTGATGTTGCCGCTATAAAAGCtgccattattattattattattattactcctATTGTTATTACTTAGTTGCAAAGAAAGAGACGAAATGTTTCGGAAATTGCCATCTTCTTCCTCATCATCCGATTTCGAAACGAGAAACtgctgttgctgttgctgttgATGTTGTGACTTTAGGGATAACCTATCATCATTCATCAGCATGGCCTTCGGTTTCTTGTGACTCGCTCTGTGACCGCCGAGTGCTTGAAACGAAGGGAACGTTCTGTTGCAAGTCTTGCACTCGTAAACATAACACCCGCCCTTGCCGGTGCCCGTACCCGTAACCGGAGCTTCAAGAAATCTCCTGCTGTTAAATTTCATACCACTGTTGTTGACGTTGTTGTTTATCTGTAATTGTGCAATTTCTTCCTGTTCGTGAATATCATAATGGGCTGGCTTTGGCTTTGGTGGTGACTCTCTTGTTGATTTGCATTGAGCTAGCAGAATGAGACAATTGGCCATGTCCTCGTCTTCCTCCGTGCTGTCGAAAAATTCCTCCGCTGAGCTCACCGCCGGTGATGACGAAAGATTTGTATTATCGTGAATGGTACCATTGACAACGAAAGGGACCGGAGATTGAGGGCGCTGGCGTTTGGTTCGTTTGCCTTTTACGATGTTATTATTGTGAGATTGCTGatctttgttgttgttgttgttgttgctgttgatCATCAACACTTCCTCTTGCCTATTACTTTGGAATATTCTAGCATTTACAAACTTGATATGGATATATTTATATACTCTCGAATTGATGAATCTAGAATTAATAGAAGAGTGACAATGATTAGAAAAAAACAATGGTGGTTATAAATGCCGTGACAACTTGTATAATTCTTTGTAAGGATAGTTTATAATGTCAATTTGTATTACCTTCGAGGGATTTGGTGCAAGCAACACAAATTCACACTAGAGCATAGAACATTAcctataaataaaagtaaaaagacaACCTAAATGAAGGAGCACATGattatctataaataaaaatcgcaacattttctataaatagaagtTACGCCATTTCGTGATCCATATATCTTCTTGCaccactcttttttttctttttttattttaacccCTCTTTCCTAAAACAAATTTCTGCATAATACATCTACATTTTATGCATCAAATccttaatatattattttttgcaggaacaatatattaatttttcataagcTTACAACATACAAGGACATTTAGGTTTGCTTTTGTTAGTGCATAATACAGGCAAATAAACACAAGCACTTCATTATATCATGGAGGCATATTTGCGTAACTTATGTATATCACTCAATTGGAAGAGGGAGTAAATAACGTCTTGAGGAAAACAATATTGTGTCTCGCAGCACTGTTAATTCATACAGTTTactattatgattattattctttGTACCTATAAAGTTtcatcaattatattttcCACAATTATTATTCCCCACGAATATAtttccaatattttatttcacatatttaCTTCTGCTACTAGTGTGATAACAAAAGATGCCTTTTTGAACTACATCAGTTTCTAGATCTATTTTATTGAGAAACTAACCGAACGCACCAtccattatttaatttatgggtcaaataagtcaaaagtagttgaaataaaatgtttgtttCGTAGATAATATCGATTTTCAAAATAGTTTAAAAGATTTTCGAACATAAGATACAATAATATACAATTGAACCTAGTCCAACatagaaaatcaaataaaattaattttcatcactACTCGAGAGACTCAAAGAGTACTAAGgtagcatttttttaatttaaaatttgaataggCTTGAATTTGGGTGAAGTCTTAACATAAATGtctaaataatatgtttattttttttaatatctgaaAATTAAGTGacatcttattttttttataattttttaaaaaataaacatggttatttgacatttttgtccttttaagtcaaaatgaataaatggatTAAACTTTATAGTTTAAGAAATAACtatatttaatagaaatatCTTTAAGATATAGTATTTACTTTCCATTCAatatatgttttcattttgataaaagtcacaaaattCACTTTTTGTATTCAAATGTAAATATCTAAAACTTAGACATAAGTTCcccaaaaaacaaataaataaataaacaagcaacattaagggaaaaaaaggttAGGTAGCTTttgttttaaacaaaaatgataaataagataattttcaaaattaaatacaattaaCTGAGAGACGAGGACTGATACGATAAATTGAgcgataaaaattaaaatatctccCTGGTCGTTGCTGATAGTTATGACTTGTGAGTGTGAAAGCACAGAAGCCGTGTGTTGAAAGTATGGCGTTCATGTGGAAATTTCAGCAAAAAGTCCACAAATTAAATTCAGTCATCGTACAGCCCACGGTGCTTGGACAATGAGatgttgaaaaattatcacCGAACTTCAAGGGAGGTTCATAGCATCGATTTATTCTACAGAGTCACGCACATTGGATTCAATAATTGTTTTCCTCCCATCAAAATATCTCCCTAATCAATCCAACTGTTTCTGTTAATTATGGCCTCTTCTTCTCGAAACAACAAGAAATATGATGTTTTTGTTAGTTTCAGAGGAGAGGACACCCGTGACAACTTTACTAGCCATCTCTATTCAGCTCTGTCTCGACAAAATATCcaaactttcattgatgaccaGCTCAACAGAGGAGATGAAATTTCAGAGTCTCTTGTGAACGCAATTGAAGCATCAGCCATTTcagttattattttctctgaATCATACGCTTCTTCCAGATGGTGTCTCGATGAACTTGTAAAGATCCTCGAGTGCAAGAAAGAGTATGCACAGATTCTGATTCCGGTTTTCTATCGGGTTGATCCATCAGACGTGAGAAACCAAACTGGGAGTTTTGGGGATTCATTTTCGAAGCTTGAAGAAAGAGTAAAGGAGAATTCAAAGAAGCTGCAAACTTGGAGGAATGCTTTGAAGGAAGCAGCCACTTTGTCTGGCTTTCCTTCTCAGAGCATCAGGTGAAAAAGTTACTCTTAATTTCGCATACTAATATTCAACACTGTACATAAAATTCACGCAGCACTCTTAGTTAAACTTTCCAGATGCTAAACGacactttaaattttttcaggCATCAAATTCTAGACTTCTTGAACTTCCCCACTTTTGAACTcctataaaagaatttttgcagaattaataataaaagctcCAGAAgtttacaatatattttaacaaaattaatggtGTTCTGTcgttttttaatcaatttcaatCTCTTACTCATATAccattaggaaaaaaaaatctcttccACATATAACATATCCCTGTAATTAAagagttattaatttatagggagattgtaaatttccttactcaaatcaatatataccGCTTATTCCGactatttttacaatatttaataACTCTCCTGGTACCATCACTTTGCAATATTATccttatgaaaaaaaataagtggtatatattaatttcaattggaaAACTAGCAATCTCCTTTATTTCATAGTTTATGCAAATCCCTTCTATTTGAAGTTACTGCTgctaattttatgtatttggTAGGCCTGAATCGGAACTTATAAACGAAGTTGTTAATCACATTTTAAAGAGACTGCTGGATCAAGTTTTTCGGCGGAATGATAACAAAAACCAGCTGGTTGGAGTAGAATCAAGAGTTGAGGAAATTGAATCTCTATTAGGTGTTCAGTCGAAAGATGTTTACGCTTTAGGGATTTGGGGCATTGGTGGTATAGGCAAAACAACAATCGCTAGAGCTACTTTCGACAAAATCTCTAGCGATTTTGAAGGTTCTTGCTTCCTTGAAAATGTTAGAGAAGAGTCACAAAAACCGGGAGGATTAGCTTGCTTGCGacaaaaacttctttcaaatttattgaaagataaaaatgTGAGTCTTGATATTGGTCTCAATTTTAGAAGGCTCAGCCGCATGAAGGCTCTGATTGTTTTTGATGATGTGACTTGCTTCAACCAATTGGAATCTTTAATCGAAAGTCTTGATTGGCTGACGCCTGTGAGTCGAATCATTATAACCACcagaaataaacaagtgctTAGAAATTGGGgggttaataaaatatatgatatGGAGGCATTAGAATATCATCACGCTCTTGAGCTTTTCAGTCGACATGCCTTCAAACAAAACCATCCTGACGTTGGTTACGAGGAATTTTCAAGCAAGGTAATGAAATATGCTCAAGGTGTTCCTTTAGCTATTAAAGTTTTGGGTTGCTTTCTATATGAAAGAGAAAAGGAAGTCTGGGAAagtgcaataaataaattgcaaaGAATCCTCCATCCAAGTATCCTAgaggtattaaaaataagttacgATAGTTTGGACGATaaggagaaaaatattttccttgatgtttcttgtttctttcaaGGTGAGCATGTAAATCTAGTAATGAAATTCCATAATGCAAGCGGTTTCTACCCAGAAATAGGAATAAGTGTTCTTGTTGATAAATCTCTCATTGTTGTTGGTTCGTACAACAAGATAAGAATGCATGATTTACTACAAGAGTTGGGTAGGGAAATTGTTCGACAAGAATCAATTAATCCTGGAAACCGCAGTAGGTTGTGGCATCATGAGGATATCTATGAAGTTCTTACATATAACACGGTAAGCAGTTTGTTgtggataattattttgaaatattctagcatttatttatatatgctCGAACTGATGAGTCTTAGAATTAATAGTAGAGCGACAATGATTAGAAAAAACCATAGCGGTTAGATGACGTagcaataaattataaatgccATGACAACCTGCATAATCGTTTGCAAGCATAATTGATATGCCAATTTGTATAGTACACAGACggaatttttatattaagtatTACTTGTGTTATTAAGTTTCTTTGTGCATTTGCAATTAAAAGTTTAACTGTCTAGCAATTACTATAAGCTACCTCTAATTGTGAATTAGTGAGAAAATTGTCCCAAAAATTTGACTTGGTGGGGTTGAAGTGCGATTCATTGGTGGAATACACATAtctttcatttgattttaacttttttgcttttttatttatttttaggggACAGAAAAAATTGAGGGCATCTGTTTGGATATGTCAAAAGTAAAAGAGTTCCGTCTAAATCCCAGTACTTTCACAAAGATGcctaaattgagatttttaaagttCTATAGTTCATCATTCAATGGAGAGAACAAATGTAAGATGTCTTATTTGCAAGACCCTGGATTTGCTGAAGTAAAATATCTTCACTGGCATGGATATCCGTTGAAGTCATTCCCCTCAAACCTTAGTGCAGAGAAGCTTGTGTTATTTGAAGTGCCCGAAAATGACATTGAACAACTTTGGGATTGTGTGAAGGTATGCATATCTTGTCATATATGTGCAATCTTTCAATAACAACCTTAAACTATTATACGTGGTAACGATTTTGTCTTGGCCTCATTTCTGACGAAGCAGCATTATAGTAAGTTAAACCAGATAATCCATGCTGTCTGCCATAGGCTAATTGCCAAAACTCCAAATCCCACGTTGATGCCACGTTTGAACAAGGTAGTTATCTTGAATCTAAGAGGTAGCAAAAGCTTGAAAAGTCTTCCATCTGAAATATTTAACTTGGAATTTCTTACCAAACTTGATCTTTCGGGCTGCTCAAAACTGAAAAGGCTTCCAGAGATCTCATCAGGTAATATAAGCTGGTTATTTTTAACGGGGACTGCAATTAAAGAATTGCCCTCATCAATTGAGAGTCTACTTAGGCTCGAATACTTGGACCTTTCAGATTGTAAAAGGCTTAAGAGTCTCCCAAGCAGCCTCTGTAAGTTGAAATCTCTCGGAGTTCTTAATCTTTATGGTTGCTCCAATCTTCAGAGATTGCCCGAATGTCTTGGCCAATTATCCTCGCCAATAACATTGGGTCTAACGGAAACCAATATTGAGAGAATACCAGAAAGCATTATCCAACATTTCGTGTTGCGATACCTCCTCTTAAGTTATAGTGAGAGGCTTCAATCCTTACCAAGTCCTCTATTCCTTGCACGAGGTTGCCTGGCAATGCAACCATTCTTAGGTTTGTTCTCTAAGTCATGAATCTTATAGGTAGTGTTTTTTTACCGgagcaataattttaaattgcaAAGTAATTCTATTGCAGGAATTGTTGAACATACCCATAGAATTCCGCATATAGACCATATGCTAGCTCTCGATTGgcaaaaaaaacgaaaaaatgTATGTCTTTAACTCTCTCTGCTTACAATTTCTACAATTTGTTTTTGtctaaaataatgattttttgaTACAGAGAGGCTTTTCCTTGGGCAAAGTTCATATCGTAGTGCCTGGAAATGAAATTCCAAAGTGGTTTATGTTCCAAAGTGTGGGATCTTTTATAACCTTGGAGATGCCACCGGATTTCTTCCATAATAGTAGAGTGCAGTGCATTGCATTTAGTGctattttagcattttcagaCCGTCACGTAGATTGTGGCAGatggttttcattttcttttgagctCAAAGTGAAAACCACCAAAGATTGTTGTCTGCATGACACACAGATATTTCAAAGCAGAGTTAATTATATAGAATCAGATCACTTACATTTGGGGTACTATGAGTTCTATGAAGAGgattttaatagtttttgGAAATGCAATTGCATTCCTGAGGTAGCCCAATTTAATGTTTTTCCATCTTTGGAGTGTGAGTGCTGCGGGGTGAAAAAATGTGGAATCCATTTAATTCGATTCCTAAATTCTACGAATTCAATAGAAGATCCAAGCGCATGTTTCAACTATGATGAAGAAGACTGAGATTTTCAtgaatgtatttttatttctttccttttgctAATCACTATTAATAATAGGAGAAGATGTCAAAATCAGTTCTTGGAACATAACATTCATGTAATAACTTTCGAGGGATCTGGTGCATGTAACACACATTCACACTAGAGTATTGAACTTTACCTTATTATATGAAGAGTATAACGTATTAAAAGCACATGATgtgtattgtaaaattaaaattattggccTTCTTTCCTGCATTGTGCACACAACAATCTAGAACAGATCTATTTAATTAGGAGAGCACGTGGCTTATCAACCCTCCTGTTCGATCTGGGGTGAATCATGCAATTTTATATCTAAAGCTCATGACATATACTTAATTCATGAATATTTAACACTAGCCTTGGCCTTTGTTATAAACATGTAATAATCTATGTGCCtcattcaaaaatatattaaaaacttaCATAGTTCATATCTCATTGTACATACATACACTTCggatatatacatataaaaataaacgtGGTCAAAATGTAAGTCGTGCAGTAATGCGTGTCGTGGCCCAACCTCAATTGATCAAAAACTGAACTACACAAAATCC encodes:
- the LOC102618304 gene encoding disease resistance protein RUN1-like isoform X1, which translates into the protein MASSSRNNKKYDVFVSFRGEDTRDNFTSHLYSALSRQNIQTFIDDQLNRGDEISESLVNAIEASAISVIIFSESYASSRWCLDELVKILECKKEYAQILIPVFYRVDPSDVRNQTGSFGDSFSKLEERVKENSKKLQTWRNALKEAATLSGFPSQSIRPESELINEVVNHILKRLLDQVFRRNDNKNQLVGVESRVEEIESLLGVQSKDVYALGIWGIGGIGKTTIARATFDKISSDFEGSCFLENVREESQKPGGLACLRQKLLSNLLKDKNVSLDIGLNFRRLSRMKALIVFDDVTCFNQLESLIESLDWLTPVSRIIITTRNKQVLRNWGVNKIYDMEALEYHHALELFSRHAFKQNHPDVGYEEFSSKVMKYAQGVPLAIKVLGCFLYEREKEVWESAINKLQRILHPSILEVLKISYDSLDDKEKNIFLDVSCFFQGEHVNLVMKFHNASGFYPEIGISVLVDKSLIVVGSYNKIRMHDLLQELGREIVRQESINPGNRSRLWHHEDIYEVLTYNTGTEKIEGICLDMSKVKEFRLNPSTFTKMPKLRFLKFYSSSFNGENKCKMSYLQDPGFAEVKYLHWHGYPLKSFPSNLSAEKLVLFEVPENDIEQLWDCVKHYSKLNQIIHAVCHRLIAKTPNPTLMPRLNKVVILNLRGSKSLKSLPSEIFNLEFLTKLDLSGCSKLKRLPEISSGNISWLFLTGTAIKELPSSIESLLRLEYLDLSDCKRLKSLPSSLCKLKSLGVLNLYGCSNLQRLPECLGQLSSPITLGLTETNIERIPESIIQHFVLRYLLLSYSERLQSLPSPLFLARGCLAMQPFLGIVEHTHRIPHIDHMLALDWQKKRKNRGFSLGKVHIVVPGNEIPKWFMFQSVGSFITLEMPPDFFHNSRVQCIAFSAILAFSDRHVDCGRWFSFSFELKVKTTKDCCLHDTQIFQSRVNYIESDHLHLGYYEFYEEDFNSFWKCNCIPEVAQFNVFPSLECECCGVKKCGIHLIRFLNSTNSIEDPSACFNYDEED
- the LOC102618304 gene encoding disease resistance protein RUN1-like isoform X2; this translates as MASSSRNNKKYDVFVSFRGEDTRDNFTSHLYSALSRQNIQTFIDDQLNRGDEISESLVNAIEASAISVIIFSESYASSRWCLDELVKILECKKEYAQILIPVFYRVDPSDVRNQTGSFGDSFSKLEERVKENSKKLQTWRNALKEAATLSGFPSQSIRPESELINEVVNHILKRLLDQVFRRNDNKNQLVGVESRVEEIESLLGVQSKDVYALGIWGIGGIGKTTIARATFDKISSDFEGSCFLENVREESQKPGGLACLRQKLLSNLLKDKNVSLDIGLNFRRLSRMKALIVFDDVTCFNQLESLIESLDWLTPVSRIIITTRNKQVLRNWGVNKIYDMEALEYHHALELFSRHAFKQNHPDVGYEEFSSKVMKYAQGVPLAIKVLGCFLYEREKEVWESAINKLQRILHPSILEVLKISYDSLDDKEKNIFLDVSCFFQGEHVNLVMKFHNASGFYPEIGISVLVDKSLIVVGSYNKIRMHDLLQELGREIVRQESINPGNRSRLWHHEDIYEVLTYNTGTEKIEGICLDMSKVKEFRLNPSTFTKMPKLRFLKFYSSSFNGENKCKMSYLQDPGFAEVKYLHWHGYPLKSFPSNLSAEKLVLFEVPENDIEQLWDCVKHYSKLNQIIHAVCHRLIAKTPNPTLMPRLNKVVILNLRGSKSLKSLPSEIFNLEFLTKLDLSGCSKLKRLPEISSDCKRLKSLPSSLCKLKSLGVLNLYGCSNLQRLPECLGQLSSPITLGLTETNIERIPESIIQHFVLRYLLLSYSERLQSLPSPLFLARGCLAMQPFLGIVEHTHRIPHIDHMLALDWQKKRKNRGFSLGKVHIVVPGNEIPKWFMFQSVGSFITLEMPPDFFHNSRVQCIAFSAILAFSDRHVDCGRWFSFSFELKVKTTKDCCLHDTQIFQSRVNYIESDHLHLGYYEFYEEDFNSFWKCNCIPEVAQFNVFPSLECECCGVKKCGIHLIRFLNSTNSIEDPSACFNYDEED